A region of the Triplophysa rosa linkage group LG5, Trosa_1v2, whole genome shotgun sequence genome:
TGCTGATGCAGCTGACAGAAAAAACATTCTGCATGgagttcataaattcacaaataGCAGCTCTCAGTCACAGTTGACTCTTTATCGGTCACTTTTTGTCTTTGATCTGTCTGCTGGCGTCTCTCATCCCGTCTTTTACTTCCTTCACAAACGTGTCCCGAAGCCTTGTTGCTCTCCGACCCAATTCCTGCACATCTCGGGGCATCTTTGACGTGTCCTCTCGTACCTGGCGAACGGTTTCTGACCTCAGCAGCTTAGTCGACGCTTCTTTCCCTGCGATCTGTGCTTTAGTAATGGCGAAGGCCGTGATCTGGGCTGCCCGTCTGATGGGTCGAGACTCGGCCAGTTTCTCCACCACTTGAGCGTTATTTATCAATGCGTTGACGATCCGCCGAAGCACCATTTTGAACCTGATATACACTTAACGTTAATccggtttatttttaaaataccgTTTAAATGAGgtatttgttatttaataagaAAGTACCTCTAAGAAGTTCAAGGTTGAACTTTATGTATTCAAGAGGCTGGCTTTCTGACTCTACTGAGCATGCGTACTGACCTTTCAACGACGCCTGCTACCAGTGGGTTACGGCACGACAGCGCCCCCTAAAGACGTGGgggaaatcatttgaaagacaaaacaTCAATGAAAGATGCAATTAATCCACGTTTATTTTCATACTATTTATACTTTAATCTAGGTTTAGTGAAAAACACTAAACTATGAGTCAGGAGTAATCTAATGTCAGGTTTTATTCAATCTAATAATAATTCCCGTCATGCATTTcattttgcattgcattgtaagCATTTTAATTCATAAAAGAGCCGTCTTTGTGAGTTTGGTCTGTAGAGAGCAGATAGTTTATCTGCTGGGTACACACACGTGTTCAGTATGCTGCACTTTCAATGGGGATTGCATCATCTTCGGGGGTGTGTCATTTTTGATCAGGGTGAAGTAAATTAAAGTTCTTCACTTCCAACATTGACGGAAGCTGATTTcatttcacatatttatttttgagtgtTTCGTGTTCTTCGCATAGAactttagtgtttttgtttatgtaaaGCTGTTCCATTTGTTGTTTCCTTAATGCCCGGATCTCTTAATACTTACGGTTTACAGCAGCTTTGGGCCTCAGTGAAAAGAGAGAATTACAATTCACTTGTGCCACTGCGATTTCAAGACTCTGCAGATCTGACCTGCGCATGGGAACTCTCCTGAACTTTAAAGTCTCTTTTTGTAAAGAAATGTATGTTTGCGCAATGTCTTATACTAACCTTAATACCACCAAGGATCGACAAACCTTTTGAGCTATGTATTCAACTAAGAACTACTTCAGAAATATAGGCTACAAAGGTCGGAATCATTAATGTCTAGAGCTCAAATAGTGAGGCACCGGTTACAGcactgtttaatattttatactaAGGTGAAATTTTAACAAATCGGCTGCAGCAGTCAAACACAACAAGCTTTAAATATGCGTGATTTGACCGCTGTCTGAATTTACATGCTCACGGGCACTTTCCATTAAACTCTGTGAACTCTGTGAAGGAAGATCATTTCAATGTGTTCTCACAACGCTTGCTGCTGAGAATAAAACAATCACAGAGCTTCACCTCTGACCAAATAAAACATTAAGGAATCAAAGTGTTCTTCATAACACAGTGTGTCCTGCTGAAATCTCTGCTATCACTTACATTGACGGTGCAGCACTGTTTCATCTTTCAACCCAATGAACTTcattttcaataaataaaaaacagaagaagtgtatttgaaatgtttttgaaaaaataaacattttccaaTTCTGTTTGCTGACACCAGTAGTGCAAAAATGACATGCAGTCCTTTAGCTATTCTAATTTACCAGAGCAATTTTATCCAGACCTTTGACTTACAGACTGTTTTTGCACCATATTTCTGCACATTACTGATCATAAGAGCAGAGAACTACAGTTAATGTGAATAAGTGGAACCAAAGGGTCAGCAGCAGAGGCCAAACAAGATTATCTTccattattctctctctctgatctCACCCCTGTGGTGTGCCAAACCCCTCCCACCGCGTGCGGGACACCGATAACAAGATCTTCTGAGAAAGTGAGGAAGTTTTTACAGACTTTGGGTGTGTTCCTGTAAAACCGACCAACAGAAAGAAGCGGGAAAGACTTGCGTGCTTAGGAAAAGCTCATAGCGGAGGTGTGCGGCCATGGAGCTTCTGAATCTTCTCATTGCAGGTCACAGTGTTCTTTTACCATGTCAGCAGGGTTTGGTGCCGGTGGACACAAAAAAAGGCCTTGAACAGAATTAGACACAGCTGTCCCTCACCTGCAGTACAAGAGACAGCAGTCAGACTACAGTAGCTTTCAACTAGTCAGCAAGACACAACGAAGATGTTTCAGTTGTACAGCCAAAACGTTCAGGTTTTGGTTTGCGCTGAACTTTGAGCCAATACCCAAACGTGGGATGTGGAATAAATAatcttacactgtaaaaatactaGTTTCTCAAGAGACCATTTAGTTCCTTGGATGCCACACTGACAAAATCCCATTGAGAACCGCTGTAGCCAACCTTTCAGTTTTGTGTGAGTTCCTGTAAGAGCTCTAATGATGGTCTGTGGGTTCTTCACTAAGGGAAAGTTTTAAAGCACTTGAAGTATATATTGGAGCTTATATTGGAGCTCCTTGAGTATAGAAACACCTTTGAAGGGTTCTTCACAATGTAAAGGGacgcttttttgtttttaaagtgatagttcacccaagaatgaaaatgctgtcctcattcactcaccctcttgtcattttaaatttgtatgactttctttcttctgcagaacacaataagatattttgagaaaagttggtaactgatcagcactggcacccattcacttctattgaatggacacaaaaccagtgcaagtgaatgggggccacttaacaacattcttcaaaatatcttcttttgtgttctgcagaagaaagaaagtcatgcaggtctgaaatgacaagagggtgaatagatgatgacagaatcttcatttttgtgtgaactatcgctttaacacaatacaatacagtaaTGGAGGATTTCTTCCCGGTAATCTGACAGGAGTTTTTCAAATGCCAGTATTCAATTCTGAGGCaccaaaaacaacaattttcATATAATTATAGTTTGTGGTCAGAACAGACGATGTTCTCACGGAAGCTCTGGCAGATCGGTGTGTGGCCCTGCACAGGTGGATGAGGCTGATCATGAGTTTCTCTCAGACTCAAATCCTGCTGTAAGTGTTTACAATTAAACACAGATGGGTGTATCGGGGGGGTTATTTGTTTATCAGCTTTTATCTGTTGAACTACTTAGATAACAGCAGCCATGGGAAACATCTTGGGAGAACAAAGAATCACAGTGAAATGACAGGGAGAATGTATGAACATGAGTTGCATTTCATGGGAAAGAGGTAAAGAGCAAACAAGCTCGCTTTGGTAagcattatactgtatgtgtgatttattcaatttaatttaattcacaCAGCCAGGGCAACAGAAAATGCTAACAGCGTGTTTAATGAACCTGTGGTGTACACATAAATAACCTTTTATTGTCGGAGtccacaaatactgtatatctgttcCAAGAACATTTGTTACCCTATTTTCTACATTTCACTGAAGACTACACAAAGAacattgtaaagtgtttttatgATGATGTTCCCATCAAATCACATACTATACAGAAACATATGTTAAAATCTAGATCTAGATTTTTAATACAACTGTgccaaaatacacaatatagtAACAAAACACCTGTTGACCAGCTGCAgtcttaaaggggtgctgcaacggtgtgtcatgcattctgacttctttacaatgttaaacatgccgTCTTCTCacgcttaacatggtcaacttgtcaaaataTGAGTTGAGCATATTACGTAGTAtctctgtgctcgatacactcccccagcgatcgtacaggtttcagaaaggttttttcgaacatataaaactgtttcgtaacaatttttcttagtcccttattggacaattctcaaGCAAGgagagcatgcgcagacgtcactttcacttgtgagcagcagagagagagagagcatacgttcgcgaagttcaggtgtttgtttgttcactgcatttgtgtGATGGATGTtttataaacggtggatataacgctggatttggagatcgtttgaaactgatatatggagccgtcccagcgctaaaagatgccggacatgaaccgcatgcggtgagtgaaactgatgtctgtgttttgttggcaatgggtgcgcacgtgttTTAGTTCAGCCTCACcctgcttccattgtttccctcatctttaagtcgctttggataaaagcgtctgctaaatgtaaatgtaaatgtaaaatgttttactaCAGTCTAAATGTACTGTACTTAATGTACTGTACCAGGGAAAGCAGGGTTTCACTTTGAATCAGTAAAGTAGACGTATCAGAGACCACCTGTTGTgtcttgaaaaatgttttccaAAGTTGACAACAGAGTTGTGAATAAAAGCCTTTGTCCTTGTAAACATAAAACACTAAACTGCAATCAGGCATTATTATTCCATTTAAAAGA
Encoded here:
- the ncbp2as2 gene encoding protein NCBP2AS2 → MVLRRIVNALINNAQVVEKLAESRPIRRAAQITAFAITKAQIAGKEASTKLLRSETVRQVREDTSKMPRDVQELGRRATRLRDTFVKEVKDGMRDASRQIKDKK